The Molothrus ater isolate BHLD 08-10-18 breed brown headed cowbird chromosome 2, BPBGC_Mater_1.1, whole genome shotgun sequence DNA segment GAGACACTGCTCCTTACCTTGGAAGAACAAACCACTGGGCAGCTTTGTTGCTCCAGCTGACACCGCCAACCACAGGACGGTGTCGGCTCCCTGGGCCTCCGTGCGCAGAGAGTTCTTCATCCTCTCGTAGAAATCGGGCATGGACGACCTCACAGCTGGAAAGGATAACAATGGAATGGTGGCCTGCCATGCAAGGCTTTTTtgacatacacacacacaaaccccccaaacaaataaacaaaccaaaaccaaaaaacaaaccagcttCAAATTGCTATTTTGTGTGTAGGAAGGAGAAGCATCTCTGGAGCTTATGGAAGACAATGAGTATTTCCCCCTATCTGGGAGTAGGATGGCTTGTGGGAGAATAGCACTAAGCCGCCAGATGATCCACCACTTGTTTGTTTGGGTCAAATTACAGAGACAAAACTGACAACAGGATCTGTCAGAGGTTCCTCTGCCAATTCCATTCCAAACGGTAAAGATGACAAACAcgaggaaaacagaaattctaAAAAGCAGTGTTGTAATGGGATTTTTAGCTCTTCTTTTCTCACCAGTTTTAGGAAACCAGTTGCAgcactgtatttaaaaattgcttACTTGCTGTCTAAACTCtggtttcattttattttgtccaACAGATGGTGACTGTAGGCCCATCCAATATAGGTGtttattttgggggggttggagAGTCTTTGAACTTTAAGGTGGGACAACTTTATGGTTCATTAAGTTTGAAATCTGCAAAGGAagtgcaaaaataaatgtattttaaagaaaaataaataccagGATATTTAGTTGAAAAGGGCTATTTTCAAGCATAGACAGGGTAAATGCTTCTGTTGTCAGAAGCAAATTTTGGAAACTGCATCCCTATAAAAGACCTAGAGATGTAACTGCTATTCTGCATCCCAAGCTTGGGCACTGGAAACATTGGGGAATGCAACATGCATAGTGCATGCCTGATGCTGGCCCACCTACTCAGGCACAGTCACTGAAgaacagctgcagctcagacaAAGGGCTGAATGGCCAAACTGCTTCTCAACAGCAGTAAATGGTtagaggaagagcagagggcTTGCACAGTGGCGCATTCTCCTACGTGCCCTCACTAATTCCTAGTGTCTGCACATTGGTACTTACAGAGGCAGAAGGTCCATCTGTGCGTTTAACAGTTCCACTACAAATGTAACTTAAAGGTTACCTTAAAGAACTGTGTCTCTGCTGTGCATttgtgcagggctggaagcaTTCACTGCCCATTGTTATTCTCTAGCTATACACAGCTAGCAGACACCGTGCAGAATAGAGCCACCAAGGGGATATAAAACTACTTCAAGCACCAGtttggagaaaagaaattactgcACCTGTTGGAAAAATATACTAGGAAgtttcatttctctttgcttttaaactaatcctgaaaagaaaaaatattgtcagAGCGTGAAGCAGATGTTACCTGGGGTGTCTGCCCAGCCGGGGTGCATCACAGAGAAATGGATATTTCTGTGAGCCTTTGCCCACTGTTCTGTCAGGACAACTTGCTGTCTCTAGGATAGAGCAGTAAGAGCCACACTAGCACCACGTTCAACAGCCTGTCCACCAAATTAGTTCCCAGGGAAATAAACTACATCAAATGTGCCATAAATACCAGAGCATTTATGTACAGCAGAAATATACTCTTGCTCATCCTGGCTGGATTTATTGGATAATTTAATCAGAGACTTCCACAGTCATTGCCATCCATGCCCTGGCTacaaatttacttttaaagcagctgcactgcttTTACTGACCATGACTATTTACTGCAGACTGTGGGCAAGAACTAAGCAGGCAGACAGGGCTCATCAGCTAAAGACAGTGTTCCCCCTTGGGACTTCTCTCAAATCAAATCAAAGTCTAGCCATGCTCTCCTCCATGCAAGATGTATGCACTCCTAAGGGCATGCCATCATACTCCTGAAGATTACTGCCTGTGCATCTGCATGTGGGTTGCATGCAAGGGGAAAGCAACAGTGACCAACAGGCTTGTTGCAAAGCAGATGGTATGAGCTGCCTAGCAAAGAAGGGCTGGGCTTTGTTTTCAATCCCATGGGCTGTACCTTGTTCTGTGCATATACCATGGTTCCATCAAATGGCCCACTTTCCGACTGCAAGTCAGATAGGTTTAATTTTTGAACTAGCATGCCCCCAGAAGAGACAGTGATCTGTaatgaaatgaatgaaaaacaaacaaatgaaaagcaaaaccaggaaCTCCCCACAGATGCACTCATGCATGCAATGTTGTCTTCAGGCCATAGCTGGAAGTCCCTACAGAGCAGGATTCCTCTGCATACTTTTTGCATTATGCTTATGCTCAGGAGTAGAGCATACCTGGAGATGAGATGAAAGATATATAATGTTTTTAAGAAGGGATTTTCATTAAAGTGATGTTGATTCATTTCAGGAATTTTATGCTTCTTCCTTTTGGAAAGTAatggggagaaagaaaatagcagAATAGCACTATTTGTAGTTTGTATGTTTAGCACTTACCAAAGCTAATTAGAAGTAATacaaaacttgggaaatttcatttttaaaaatgtacctTCTGTCTTATTTTACACCAAGATCTGTAAAGTGCTTTTAAGCCTATACTCCTGTTGTACATATTTCGcactctgctgcaggagctgactTGCCCTAGGGAATCTAAGAGGGTAAGTTCcaaaatgaagtattttactCTGATTTCCAATGAAGGGTTGGAAatcagagcaggcaggagctttGCCTTAGAGCAGGAGGTTGTTGTTAGCAAAATCCAAGAGGATTTTAGAGATCCTTACAGCATTGTAAGTAATCCTGCATTGCTAGCACAGTCAGAGAACTGCTGTTACAAGCCAGAAGGTAAAAATAGTAAAACACCCCTTTTAAACTGCATCACAGACTCACCACTCTGGCATCAGCTGCTTTTTCCAGGAGGGGCACCAGGGCAGTTGTCATGATGTACGTACCTAAAAGACAGACAAGCACCAACATTAACtcctccttttaaaaaaagctttcttctctctccacCCTCCTTAACAACTCAAAACCCAAAGTCCCTTTATCTCTGAAATCTGATCTGAACTTGACAATGATTTTTGTTGCTGCTTCACCTGCAGTGTGCCAGCTCAATTTGTAGTGGTTCACATTGCCATATACTTCGCAAAAGGTATATATTATTTTACAGATTTTCATGTTTGTTCTACCTATAGAGAAAACAGCTCCCTACATTCATCTGTGAGAATCTGAAGGCAAAATAGCTCAGGTATGGAATTCCTTGGGTGGGGGAAGGTGATGCCAGTGAAGAAATGGGGAATGCATTTCCCCTGCAAGTCTGGCATATACACACAGATCTAAGCTGGGTCATGAACAAGCAAAGGAAAGTGCACTTCATACTTAGAGTTCTTAGGGCACTGCACATGCACTTAAGATTTGTACATTCTTCCCTTCTCACTATGAAATCACTCAGAGTACACTGACACTTTTTGTGTTGCGCACAAAACCCACTCCTTAAATCCCCAGCATGACCATTATGGATGATAAGGAATCcttggggggaaaaatattaatgttgCCTGCCCAAGGCTGAGCTAAGATTACTTGGGGAAACTTAATTGTGTCCTTCCCTGCTTTTGATCATGTTCATGTAGCAAGGATTTTTACACACCACACAAATATATTCCATTACCAGCAAAGTTTGTTATTACAAACACTGTCCAACTGTCAGTGTATTTGActcagacacacagacacgcCTAGTGATGTTTCAGGCAACCAAGTGCaacacagacattttttttcggtttaaaatgtattttttaaaaattccatttaattcaaaattaatttagcCCCATTTAGTCTAGTGCTTCTACATCTACTTCTCTCTAATGTCTTTACAAATGGCTCTAGTTCAACAATTCTATCAGtgataaatgcatttttttttcttgagctACTGAGGCCATGTTTTTCACAAAGCATGAAGACTTCAGCATGTCTTTATAACCCTCTCTCCACACAGGCAATGAGATCACCCAGCTAAAATACGGCATGTTTATAAATATGGTACCAAAATCAAACATGTTACATGCCTGGTGAACAAACTGTTCAGTTCCCCTGTCAGTCACAGCAGCCTTCACTTTCTCTACATAATCAGAGGTATGTCCATACACACACAATATATTTAAAACCCTGGCAAATCAAACTAAGCAAATGCACCGCAGATGAGTAAATGCAGCCTGTCTTCAGCAGAAAATGTGAGCAAAGGCAGTTGCCAGTGCATGACGAGAGCCCGGCTGTGTCCCCTGGTAGCGGCGGGGAGACTGAGCGATGACATCATCGGTACGAGAACTCCCGCTGACTGCCAGGGGAGGCTGCCGCGATGTGcggggaaaaaaataatttaaaaaatcacttcagTATAAGCTGAGAGCCTGGTTTTAATGCTGTTTGGCTGTGGATTCTTAAAAAAAGTAACATCACGCCTTGGTTAAATAAGCTGCCTCTCCTAGAGGCAGAGCTGCAATGCACCATCTCTGTCGATGCTCCATTTTACTATCCTGCAGATTAATTTACACTTTTAAGGGGCTTCATGTTGATTTGTTAATTCTAAAGAGCTGCAAAGATGAATGCACTAATGTTGCCTTAGTAACAAccaagctttgttttgttttccagccaaATAAGAGAAATGTTCAATGCCAAAAATCCTGCTTAGAGCAACTACAGCTTGTCAGAAGTTTATGTGCTTATTTAGAACCACAAACTAACTGCAAAGCCCACATCTCCTCTCTTCCTCAAGTTTATTAAGAATTCAGTAAATCCCACAAAGCCAGAGCAGTCCATCTTTTGCCCCACAAGACCACTTGCTCATTTGCTTTgagacagagcacagagcagttttGATCACAGCTTCCTATGGTAAGCAACAGTAtctgaaaacacacacagacacaatgCATCAGGCATTAAGGCTGCAGCATTTAATTTCTCCCACTGCTAAATATTTCACCAACTACTGTCCCCATATTAAGTGTTTGAACACAAACTCCTCATTCCTTTGACAAAAATACTTGCGTATTGCACGTTCTTATTTGCCTGGGCTGGTCTGTCAGGCAAAACAGCCTGGAAATTTAGAATGGTAATAGCAGAACAGATAAACTTTATCAGCAAGGTTTGTTGCTGGTTAGAATATATCATCATCAACTGAAACCTCCGTGTTTGTATCAGTGCAAAAGCTGGCCCATGGTTTGATGGTGACATTCAAACAGCTTGGGAGAATGCTCAGTATGGTcactgcagggcctggcacagccatgCACCTCACGGCAGCTACTTTGTCCAGCACAGCTGCATCACAGCAGGCACTAACACTGAAGTAATTTCTGAGTAAAAGGGGAAGCAGCAAATGAAGGCATCACCTGCCACCAtccttatggaaaaaaaaaaaaaaaaaaggaaacttttcttgttaaaaaaaaactttgcaaGGAAAACCAATACTGATTTGGTAGAAGAAACTACATTCATCTCTGCCCCTATGTAAGTAAATCAAGGCAATGTCCAAACTGTATGTCCTTTTGACAATATTTGATTATTAATAACGATGTACTGAATATCAGTCTTTCCAAAACAAGCACTTGAGCATTCTAACACATTTACttgatgcaaaaaaaatcttgtctgTTAAAGGAGAAACTTCCTTCCACAgaacttaatttaaaaaggTAAGGCATATCAAATGTGGTTAATGCTTAATTATCACTGTGTTCAAACTGTACAAATTGAGTTGTTTTGTTGAagtttttttaatggtttaatACAAAAGTACGTGAAAGGAAAGGCAACATTCAACAGTGCTGTGCCTTGCACTGAAAGCAGTAATTACTGGGTATCTGTTGAACATACATCTAGTACTACCTGCATTTAGGACTGTGTGACAGGGGCCAGATTTGTGCGCCACCATTTTCTGTCACTGGAAGGTACATTATCCACATGGCCTGAATGCTTGTctcctactgaaaaaaaaaatcagtgaaataaatGGTATACAACATTTCCCTTTGATGAGAAGTATTTGCTGTGACACAAAGGAGTCCAGCACAATGAATTTGGGAGTTTGCTCGGAAGCAGCAAGAATGCAGAAGGTGAGCCCAGTCTATCACACCCATATACAGGATTTCATCTTGCCCTTACTGAACTCTGCCAAGGTGAAGAGTTGACTTGCAAAACCTACTGGACAAGCTACAGCCCTATTCTGTGTAATGAGGTCTGACACAGTACTGGCTGGCCATGTTTTCTCCAGTCAAAAAGGCTCCTGGGATAGAtgcacaatttattttaaagataaacAGTCTCTTAACATtagttttctttggaaaaactTCTGTAGGCTTTATGCCTTGGAGCTGATCTCCCATAATAGGAAATCACATATAAAACAGACTAATTCAAACTTTTCTATAGAGCAACACCATTACACACCATAAACCAGCGTCATATGGTAAAGTAGACAGGGTGGGTTGCCAATTATGCATTAAACATGCTCGTTCCAGTGAAAGTAATGAACATGGCATTTAATCAGAACATACTTTGTTCATGCACATTGTAGTTTAATGTTtacttgaaaaatataaaaacaaaactcaccaAAAATATTGAATCACCATGCATTCCCTTGTGGTCCGTTCCACCTGGTCTGAG contains these protein-coding regions:
- the DHRS12 gene encoding dehydrogenase/reductase SDR family member 12 isoform X3, translating into MVNNRELTEDGLEKNFATNTLGTYIMTTALVPLLEKAADARVITVSSGGMLVQKLNLSDLQSESGPFDGTMVYAQNKRQQVVLTEQWAKAHRNIHFSVMHPGWADTPAVRSSMPDFYERMKNSLRTEAQGADTVLWLAVSAGATKLPSGLFFQDRQPVPTHLPLAYTHSPPEDEEKLMEVLEEFSQKFKSASLGI